One Solanum pennellii chromosome 9, SPENNV200 DNA segment encodes these proteins:
- the LOC107031513 gene encoding putative G3BP-like protein isoform X1: MAAAVAAAAAAAQPPVSAQVVGNAFVQQYYHILHHSPGLVFRFYQDISKLGRPEDDGSMSITSTMQAINDKILSLNYADFRAEIKSVDSQESFNGGVHVLVSGYLTGKDNLIRNFSQTFFLAPQDRGYFVLNDMFRYVEIANQQDAVQVPETDVLAPVTPEQIVADPSPAQENHISDQSIPSAEEANGGEVYNPPQNDNVPVVVEEVPVAEVVDEVQGDSTMVAETNIIIEEVPKKSYASIVMHLKESAATFSPPPAPAPRKIVPKNVEHVRQLPAPAPADSPALSSDFVDNVNNQEGEADGHSIYIKGLPMSATTAMLEDEFKKFGPIKNGGIQVRSNRQQGFCFGFVEFEVETAVQKAIEASPILIGGRQAAVEEKKSTSSRGNTRGRYPSGRGNGVRNDGVRGRGNYGGSGRGYNRGDFNGRSEFNNRGGNRGGSSNRGGGDGFQRSDNMGGNNWRMNRGGGMANGTAKNMTPRISATA, from the exons ATGGCGGCGGCAGTGGCGGCGGCGGCGGCGGCGGCTCAACCACCTGTGTCTGCTCAAGTT GTGGGAAATGCATTTGTGCAGCAGTATTATCATATACTGCACCATTCACCAGGGCTGGTATTTAGGTTTTATCAGGATATAAGCAAGCTTGGTCGCCCTGAAGATGATGGCTCCATGAGCATTACGTCCACAATGCAA GCTATCAATGATAAGATACTGTCACTTAACTATGCGGACTTCAGAGCAGAGATTAAGTCTGTGGATTCCCAAGAGTCCTTCAATGGGGGAGTGCATGTCCTTGTTTCTGGATATTTGACTGGGAAAGACAACTTGATCCGAAATTTCTCTCAAACTTTCTTCCTGGCTCCGCAAGACCGAGGGTACTTTGTTTTGAATGATATGTTTCGATATGTGGAGATTGCCAATCAACAAGATGCTGTACAAGTTCCAGAAACTGATGTGTTGGCTCCTGTTACTCCAGAGCAAA TTGTTGCAGATCCCTCTCCAGCTCAGGAGAATCACATTTCTGATCAGAGCATACCATCTGCTGAGGAAGCTAATGGGGGAGAAGTTTACAATCCTCCCCAGAATGATAATGTGCCTGTTGTGGTAGAGGAAGTGCCAGTGGCTGAGGTTGTTGATGAAGTGCAAGGTGACTCGACAATGGTAgctgaaactaacatcataatTGAAGAAGTTCCAAAGAAGTCTTATGCTTCAATT GTCATGCATCTAAAGGAAAGTGCTGCAACTTTCTCCCCTCCTCCAGCGCCTGCTCCTAGGAAGATCGTGCCTAAGAATGTTGAGCATGTTAGACAACTACCAGCACCAGCACCAGCTGATAGCCCTGCTTTAAGCTCTGACTTTGTTGATAATGTGAATAACCAAGAGGGAGAAG CTGATGGTCACTCCATCTACATCAAAGGTCTACCTATGAGTGCCACCACCGCCATGCTAGAAGACGAGTTCAAGAAGTTTGGACCTATAAAGAATGGAGGCATTCAAGTCCGAAGTAACAGA CAACAGGGATTTTGTTTTGGCTTTGTGGAATTTGAGGTGGAAACTGCTGTGCAAAAAGCAATTGAG GCTTCTCCAATTTTAATTGGTGGACGCCAAGCTGCCGTTGAAGAGAAGAAGTCCACCAGTTCTCGAG GTAACACTAGGGGTAGATATCCATCTGGAAGGGGTAATGGAGTCAGAAATGATGGAGTACGTGGGCGAGGAAACTATGGAGGCAGTGGGAGGGGCTATAATCGTGGTGATTTCAATGGAAGAAGTGAGTTCAACAACAGAGGTGGCAATCGCGGAGGGTCATCCAATCGTGGAGGTGGTGATGGCTTTCAGCGAAGTGACAACATGGGAGGCAACAACTGGCGAATGAATCGTGGTGGTGGAATGGCAAATGGAACTGCCAAGAATATGACACCACGGATTTCTGCTACAGCTTGA
- the LOC107029536 gene encoding LOW QUALITY PROTEIN: galacturonosyltransferase 8 (The sequence of the model RefSeq protein was modified relative to this genomic sequence to represent the inferred CDS: inserted 2 bases in 2 codons; deleted 1 base in 1 codon) produces MNNNNVVRLLRNPLSYCCISPVSFGASQNCSTPASFDGSSELHSENRPLKHFITFRFFTIFVAVAFSLLTSLYVSSCNSSHHRLGDLYRVRSNNSSILGLKSNPFSSRVKDTVFALKEQLTQASKQGAWIAAKTIPESMHCLSMRLMEERIAHSKKYIYDDGKPTPLEFEDPKLYHYAVFSHNVLAASVVVNSAVKNSKNPSQHFFHIVTDKVNFWAMQVMFKMKDYSGALIEVKVVEDFKFFNSSYVPVLKQLEFEMMHATKDNMKFRNSXLSTMNHLMFYLPEMYPKLHRILFLDDDVVVQXTGLWKIDMDGKVNAAAETCFGSFYRYRQLMDFSHPLIKNKFNPKACAWAFGMNFFDFNAWRREKSTEEYHYWQNMEHGLQV; encoded by the exons atgaataacaATAATGTGGTCCGACTGCTGCGGAATCCACTCTCTTATTGTTGCATTTCCCCTGTCAGTTTCGGTGCTTCTCAGAACTGTTCCACTCCGGCCAGTTTCGATGGATCTTCAGAGCTCCATTCGGAGAATCGGCCATTAAAGCACTTTATTACCTTTAGATTCTTCACCATTTTTGTCGCGGTTGCCTTTTCCCTTTTAACATCTCTCTACGTCTCCTCCTGCAATAGTTCTCATCATCGTCTA gGTGATTTGTACCGAGTTCGATCTAATAATAGTTCCATTCTAGGCTTAAAATCGAATCCTTTTAGCTCAAGGGTTAAAGACACTGTTTTTGCACTGAAGGAGCAATTAACCCAGGCAAGTAAGCAAGGTGCTTGGATAGCTGCAAAGACTATTCCAGAGAGCATGCATTGTTTGTCAATGAGGTTGATGGAAGAACGCATTGCACATTCGAAGAAATACATATAT GATGATGGGAAACCTACTCCACTGGAGTTTGAGGATCCTAAGCTTTATCATTATGCAGTTTTCTCTCATAATGTGCTTGCTGCTTCAGTTGTTGTGAATTCAGCTGTAAAGAATTCGAAAAATCCATCACAACACTTCTTTCATATTGTGACTGATAAAGTGAACTTTTGGGCTATGCAAGTTATGTTCAAGATGAAAGATTACAGTGGAGCTCTCATTGAAGTGAAGGTTGTTGAAGATTTTAAGTTCTTCAACTCCTCTTATGTCCCAGTACTTAAGCAACTTGAATTTGAAATGATGCATGCAACCAAGGATAATATGAAATTTAGGAACT ATCTGTCAACAATGAACCACCTTATGTTCTATTTGCCCGAAATGTATCCCAAGCTGCACAGGATTTTGTTCTTGGACGATGATGTAGTTGTTC TGACAGGCCTCTGGAAAATAGATATGGATGGTAAGGTGAATGCAGCTGCAGAGACATGTTTTGGTTCATTCTATCGATATCGACAATTGATGGATTTCTCACATCCATTGATTAAAAACAAGTTTAACCCCAAAGCATGTGCATGGGCTTTTGGAATGaacttctttgactttaatGCTTGGAGGAGGGAGAAGTCCACTGAAGAATACCATTACTGGCAGAACATG GAACATGGCCTCCAGGTTTGA
- the LOC107031513 gene encoding putative G3BP-like protein isoform X2 — MAAAVAAAAAAAQPPVSAQVVGNAFVQQYYHILHHSPGLVFRFYQDISKLGRPEDDGSMSITSTMQAINDKILSLNYADFRAEIKSVDSQESFNGGVHVLVSGYLTGKDNLIRNFSQTFFLAPQDRGYFVLNDMFRYVEIANQQDAVQVPETDVLAPVTPEQNPSPAQENHISDQSIPSAEEANGGEVYNPPQNDNVPVVVEEVPVAEVVDEVQGDSTMVAETNIIIEEVPKKSYASIVMHLKESAATFSPPPAPAPRKIVPKNVEHVRQLPAPAPADSPALSSDFVDNVNNQEGEADGHSIYIKGLPMSATTAMLEDEFKKFGPIKNGGIQVRSNRQQGFCFGFVEFEVETAVQKAIEASPILIGGRQAAVEEKKSTSSRGNTRGRYPSGRGNGVRNDGVRGRGNYGGSGRGYNRGDFNGRSEFNNRGGNRGGSSNRGGGDGFQRSDNMGGNNWRMNRGGGMANGTAKNMTPRISATA, encoded by the exons ATGGCGGCGGCAGTGGCGGCGGCGGCGGCGGCGGCTCAACCACCTGTGTCTGCTCAAGTT GTGGGAAATGCATTTGTGCAGCAGTATTATCATATACTGCACCATTCACCAGGGCTGGTATTTAGGTTTTATCAGGATATAAGCAAGCTTGGTCGCCCTGAAGATGATGGCTCCATGAGCATTACGTCCACAATGCAA GCTATCAATGATAAGATACTGTCACTTAACTATGCGGACTTCAGAGCAGAGATTAAGTCTGTGGATTCCCAAGAGTCCTTCAATGGGGGAGTGCATGTCCTTGTTTCTGGATATTTGACTGGGAAAGACAACTTGATCCGAAATTTCTCTCAAACTTTCTTCCTGGCTCCGCAAGACCGAGGGTACTTTGTTTTGAATGATATGTTTCGATATGTGGAGATTGCCAATCAACAAGATGCTGTACAAGTTCCAGAAACTGATGTGTTGGCTCCTGTTACTCCAGAGCAAA ATCCCTCTCCAGCTCAGGAGAATCACATTTCTGATCAGAGCATACCATCTGCTGAGGAAGCTAATGGGGGAGAAGTTTACAATCCTCCCCAGAATGATAATGTGCCTGTTGTGGTAGAGGAAGTGCCAGTGGCTGAGGTTGTTGATGAAGTGCAAGGTGACTCGACAATGGTAgctgaaactaacatcataatTGAAGAAGTTCCAAAGAAGTCTTATGCTTCAATT GTCATGCATCTAAAGGAAAGTGCTGCAACTTTCTCCCCTCCTCCAGCGCCTGCTCCTAGGAAGATCGTGCCTAAGAATGTTGAGCATGTTAGACAACTACCAGCACCAGCACCAGCTGATAGCCCTGCTTTAAGCTCTGACTTTGTTGATAATGTGAATAACCAAGAGGGAGAAG CTGATGGTCACTCCATCTACATCAAAGGTCTACCTATGAGTGCCACCACCGCCATGCTAGAAGACGAGTTCAAGAAGTTTGGACCTATAAAGAATGGAGGCATTCAAGTCCGAAGTAACAGA CAACAGGGATTTTGTTTTGGCTTTGTGGAATTTGAGGTGGAAACTGCTGTGCAAAAAGCAATTGAG GCTTCTCCAATTTTAATTGGTGGACGCCAAGCTGCCGTTGAAGAGAAGAAGTCCACCAGTTCTCGAG GTAACACTAGGGGTAGATATCCATCTGGAAGGGGTAATGGAGTCAGAAATGATGGAGTACGTGGGCGAGGAAACTATGGAGGCAGTGGGAGGGGCTATAATCGTGGTGATTTCAATGGAAGAAGTGAGTTCAACAACAGAGGTGGCAATCGCGGAGGGTCATCCAATCGTGGAGGTGGTGATGGCTTTCAGCGAAGTGACAACATGGGAGGCAACAACTGGCGAATGAATCGTGGTGGTGGAATGGCAAATGGAACTGCCAAGAATATGACACCACGGATTTCTGCTACAGCTTGA